One region of uncultured Methanolobus sp. genomic DNA includes:
- a CDS encoding PAS domain-containing protein produces the protein MKTILQGGVIIGHDTNFGNAANYRDYDRKEDKLGEVKDTETTGLECALEQKDVPDTLKIRVKALEILLDNSGIIAFLRRENGKVEFVSAAVEEFGYKARDFTSGKVNYNKLVHPDDLDRVILELKENALEGAAGFSQKYRIRTKKEYVRAIEEKTEFIRDENGNVAYIAGILTDITDN, from the coding sequence TTGAAAACAATATTACAAGGTGGGGTTATTATCGGTCATGATACTAATTTTGGAAATGCTGCTAATTACAGAGATTATGACAGAAAGGAAGACAAACTGGGAGAGGTAAAAGACACAGAGACCACTGGGCTGGAGTGTGCTCTGGAGCAAAAAGATGTTCCTGATACACTGAAAATTCGCGTGAAAGCCCTTGAAATACTTTTAGACAACTCGGGAATAATCGCATTTCTGCGCAGAGAGAATGGAAAAGTCGAATTTGTTTCTGCCGCAGTGGAGGAATTCGGATACAAAGCCCGGGATTTTACCTCAGGAAAAGTGAACTACAATAAACTTGTTCATCCTGATGACCTTGACAGAGTGATTCTGGAACTGAAGGAAAATGCACTTGAAGGTGCTGCCGGATTTTCGCAGAAATACAGGATCAGGACAAAAAAGGAATACGTCAGAGCCATAGAGGAAAAGACAGAATTCATACGCGATGAAAATGGGAATGTCGCCTACATCGCAGGGATACTAACCGACATTACTGATAATTAA
- a CDS encoding FprA family A-type flavoprotein: protein MQPSSECRPETGDGTMDDYKPLEVKKGIYWVGVVDWNLRDFHGYETPKGGSYNAYLVIDEKIALIDTVKAPFAGEMIKRISQIIDPSKIDYIISNHVEMDHSSSISRILEVAPDAKVFASSKGQTGLSEYYKEEGFDNWDLDVVKTGDELSLGERTLMFIEATMLHWPDSMQTYVKEDKLLFSNDAFGQHIATSKRFDDEVDDVMDDAGIYYANILLPFGGQVLKYVEKLKELGVYPEMIAPAHGVIWRKDVSKVMTQYLRWARGETVPKVLVIYDTMWGSTEKMAMEIVEGARSAGVEVRLRHLRKNDWSMTMKELMDSPVVAIGSPTMNNGMFFTTAGFLTYLKGLHPKGKKYFLFGSYGWGGGAVKGMEKMMESARFELAMESVQIKFRPYEDDKKSCREIGFKLAEIAKGNANS, encoded by the coding sequence ATGCAACCGAGTTCAGAATGCAGACCTGAAACAGGGGATGGCACAATGGATGATTACAAACCGCTCGAAGTCAAAAAGGGTATTTACTGGGTAGGTGTGGTTGACTGGAACCTGCGCGACTTCCACGGATATGAGACTCCAAAAGGAGGCAGTTATAATGCATACCTTGTGATCGACGAGAAAATAGCACTCATTGACACAGTCAAAGCTCCGTTTGCCGGAGAGATGATTAAGCGCATCAGCCAGATAATAGACCCTTCAAAGATAGATTATATTATATCCAATCATGTGGAAATGGATCATTCCAGTTCTATTTCCCGCATTCTGGAAGTTGCACCTGATGCAAAGGTATTTGCATCATCAAAAGGACAAACAGGCCTTTCAGAGTATTACAAGGAAGAAGGCTTTGATAACTGGGACCTGGATGTTGTTAAAACAGGAGATGAACTGAGTCTTGGTGAAAGGACATTGATGTTCATCGAAGCAACAATGCTCCACTGGCCTGACAGCATGCAGACCTATGTGAAAGAAGACAAGCTCCTTTTCTCAAACGATGCCTTTGGACAGCATATTGCAACATCCAAACGCTTTGACGACGAAGTGGATGATGTAATGGATGATGCCGGCATCTACTATGCGAATATCCTGCTGCCTTTCGGCGGGCAGGTGCTGAAATATGTCGAGAAGCTCAAAGAACTTGGAGTTTATCCTGAAATGATAGCTCCGGCACACGGAGTCATCTGGAGAAAGGATGTCTCAAAGGTGATGACACAATACCTGAGGTGGGCACGTGGCGAGACAGTTCCAAAGGTGCTTGTAATCTATGATACCATGTGGGGAAGTACTGAAAAAATGGCAATGGAAATTGTTGAGGGAGCAAGATCCGCAGGTGTTGAAGTCCGTTTGAGGCACCTGAGAAAGAACGACTGGAGCATGACTATGAAAGAACTCATGGACTCCCCGGTGGTTGCCATAGGGTCCCCTACCATGAATAATGGGATGTTCTTTACCACTGCCGGATTCCTGACATACCTCAAAGGATTGCATCCAAAAGGTAAGAAATACTTCCTGTTCGGTTCCTACGGATGGGGAGGCGGTGCAGTCAAGGGAATGGAGAAAATGATGGAGAGTGCAAGGTTCGAACTTGCCATGGAAAGTGTGCAGATAAAGTTCAGACCTTATGAAGATGATAAAAAATCCTGCAGGGAAATAGGATTCAAGCTTGCTGAAATTGCAAAAGGGAATGCAAACTCTTAA
- the nikR gene encoding nickel-responsive transcriptional regulator NikR: MEQELMRIGVSLPENLLTKFDTIIEQRGYSSRSEGIRDSIRNYITHYEWMSDVKGRRVGTITLIYDHTKRGLSSALTEIQHDYSHIIKSSVHIHLDHDNCLEVIILDGEGEEVKAVAERTMALKGVNYVKLNTALPTEKL, from the coding sequence ATGGAACAGGAACTAATGCGTATAGGGGTATCACTTCCCGAAAACCTTCTGACTAAATTTGATACTATCATCGAACAAAGGGGATATTCATCCCGCTCTGAGGGTATCAGGGATTCTATCAGGAACTATATAACTCACTATGAGTGGATGAGTGACGTAAAGGGAAGGCGTGTCGGTACTATCACTTTGATCTACGACCATACCAAGCGTGGCCTTTCAAGCGCTCTCACTGAGATACAGCATGATTACTCGCATATTATTAAGTCTTCTGTCCACATTCATCTGGACCATGATAACTGTCTTGAGGTCATTATACTTGATGGTGAGGGTGAAGAAGTAAAAGCAGTTGCAGAAAGGACAATGGCACTTAAAGGTGTCAATTACGTCAAGCTTAATACGGCGCTCCCTACAGAGAAGCTGTAA
- a CDS encoding ferredoxin-thioredoxin reductase catalytic domain-containing protein — MKFENDLEAEFYERSKKNAETTGYKLNSDWDVITTAVKGICNNKKEFGEWYCFCQKRTGDKEKDKKIICPCAARSRDVETRGSCKCGLYIK, encoded by the coding sequence ATGAAATTCGAAAATGATCTAGAAGCTGAATTTTATGAAAGGTCAAAGAAAAACGCAGAAACTACCGGATACAAACTCAACAGTGACTGGGATGTTATCACAACTGCTGTAAAAGGCATTTGCAACAACAAAAAAGAGTTTGGAGAATGGTACTGTTTCTGCCAGAAGAGAACCGGAGACAAGGAAAAAGATAAGAAGATCATCTGCCCATGCGCTGCAAGGTCAAGGGACGTTGAAACCCGTGGTTCATGCAAGTGCGGACTTTACATTAAATAG
- a CDS encoding metalloregulator ArsR/SmtB family transcription factor, with protein MTDQKIDIIQEPYILPDAASQKVHAVMKENVDNLVSLFKVLSDPVRIRILKALQVSELCVCVLVEITDYKHSALSYHLKLLKDAGLVDSRRDKNFQIYHLTETGDKLLRSIDSSFKKGI; from the coding sequence ATGACAGATCAGAAAATAGACATAATTCAGGAACCTTACATCCTTCCGGATGCAGCATCACAAAAAGTTCACGCTGTCATGAAGGAGAACGTGGATAACCTTGTATCTCTTTTCAAAGTACTGTCCGATCCTGTCAGAATACGAATCCTTAAAGCACTTCAGGTCAGCGAGCTATGTGTATGTGTGCTTGTTGAGATCACAGACTACAAACACTCTGCACTGTCATATCACCTGAAACTCCTGAAGGACGCAGGTCTTGTGGATTCAAGAAGAGATAAGAATTTTCAGATATACCATCTCACGGAGACGGGAGATAAATTGCTGAGGAGCATTGACTCCTCATTTAAAAAAGGAATATAA
- a CDS encoding bacteriohemerythrin: protein MALITWTDKYSIQIKEIDDQHKVLVGMINDLHDAMKNAKSREVSIDIINKMAEYTKFHFTTEEKYMKRFAYPDYEEHKMEHEKFVEKVLSFKKEYENEKAGISYEILNFLKDWLVGHIQLTDKKYASLFIEKGLK from the coding sequence ATGGCGCTTATTACATGGACAGACAAGTATAGCATCCAGATTAAAGAAATCGATGACCAGCACAAAGTCCTGGTGGGTATGATCAACGACCTCCATGATGCAATGAAAAATGCAAAGAGCAGGGAAGTTTCTATTGATATTATCAATAAGATGGCAGAGTATACGAAATTCCATTTCACAACTGAAGAAAAGTATATGAAGCGCTTTGCATACCCGGACTATGAAGAACATAAAATGGAGCATGAGAAGTTTGTGGAAAAAGTCCTCTCTTTTAAGAAAGAATATGAAAATGAGAAAGCAGGGATCAGTTACGAAATACTTAACTTCCTTAAAGACTGGCTTGTAGGTCACATACAGCTTACTGATAAAAAGTATGCATCTCTTTTCATAGAAAAAGGTCTTAAATAG
- a CDS encoding cation-transporting P-type ATPase yields the protein MGQENVVSEGLFAEMESSPDGLSEQEAQERLASYGKNELTEHEKTTALKVFAGQFVNLIVWVLMAAGVISLVIGETIDFWVIMFTIAVVIILGFIQEYRAEKAMEALKSIVQPETTVIRDKRLRKILTVNVVPGDILVLETGDKVPADALIFETVALKIDESALTGESVPVGKVENESTFAGTQIVHGKCKALVTATGMSTKIGQIASLIQTKDEDTPLQVKITKLSLTLAFLAVLASGITFAIGLYIGAPFTDMLLISLALAVAAVPEGLPLTLTITLAYGMKKMAGHNAIIRKMLAVETLGSTTIICTDKTGTLTRNEMTVEKLFASETELEVTGSGYVPKGEFLKRGNNVNVKNDVTLLNLLRGITLCNNSAIEKKDDKWEVVGDPTEIALTVAAAKADLWKDELDKDYEMAEEIVFTSERKIMTTIHKTGIGYTSFTKGAPEFVLPECSVIEKNGERFPLTEKDREIILDKNLEFASSAYRVLAVACKEESAGDETDGFEKNMIFLGLVAMIDPPREEAREAVAMCRKAGIKVIMITGDNQETAKAIGRNIGLFDDKKGCGIYEDEKLLRIAEDCAVTGDELEELNDEEFDIIAENINVYARTMPEQKLRIVNALQKKGHIVAMTGDGVNDAPALKKADIGIAMGIKGTDVAKESSVMILQDDNFASIVEAVRGGRTIYNNIEKFITYLISRNLMLVILIMAGISLLGFELIPLLALQILFINMFNEIIPAVSLGLDPATDGIMSKPPRDPKENFLKKRNLFLVITLALAMGIASFLVFAMNDPASDTTMARTLTFATVVSMILFIPLAFRSLEKSLFSIGVFSNRLMIAGVTATFFATMSVMYIPKLNSAFGLIALSPSEWIVPVAVAFVTFLFAEGLKLLTPAAGKK from the coding sequence GTGGGACAGGAAAACGTAGTTTCAGAAGGACTGTTCGCTGAAATGGAAAGTTCGCCTGACGGACTTTCTGAGCAGGAAGCACAGGAAAGATTAGCAAGCTACGGAAAAAACGAGCTGACCGAGCATGAGAAGACAACAGCTTTAAAAGTCTTTGCAGGACAATTTGTGAATCTTATTGTCTGGGTACTCATGGCTGCAGGCGTCATTTCCCTGGTAATTGGGGAAACTATTGATTTCTGGGTAATTATGTTCACAATTGCTGTTGTGATCATACTGGGATTCATTCAGGAGTACAGGGCTGAAAAAGCCATGGAAGCGCTGAAAAGCATAGTTCAGCCTGAAACAACTGTGATAAGGGACAAACGTCTTCGAAAGATACTCACAGTCAATGTTGTTCCAGGGGATATTCTTGTCCTTGAGACCGGCGATAAAGTTCCTGCTGATGCTTTGATCTTTGAGACAGTCGCCCTGAAGATAGATGAATCTGCCCTTACCGGCGAAAGTGTCCCAGTGGGGAAGGTTGAAAATGAAAGCACGTTTGCCGGGACCCAGATCGTTCATGGAAAATGTAAAGCCCTTGTCACAGCCACCGGAATGAGCACAAAAATAGGACAGATAGCAAGTCTTATCCAGACAAAAGATGAGGACACTCCGCTTCAGGTTAAGATCACAAAACTCTCCCTGACACTTGCATTCCTTGCTGTGCTCGCATCCGGGATCACCTTTGCCATAGGACTTTACATAGGGGCTCCGTTTACCGATATGCTACTGATATCACTGGCACTTGCAGTAGCTGCGGTGCCGGAAGGACTGCCACTAACACTCACAATAACCCTCGCATACGGCATGAAGAAAATGGCAGGGCACAACGCCATTATCAGAAAAATGCTTGCAGTGGAAACACTCGGTTCAACAACGATCATATGCACGGACAAAACGGGAACACTTACACGCAACGAAATGACGGTGGAAAAGCTGTTTGCCAGCGAAACCGAGCTTGAAGTTACAGGTTCGGGATACGTACCAAAAGGAGAGTTCCTGAAGCGTGGAAACAATGTCAATGTGAAGAATGATGTAACCTTACTTAATCTGCTCAGGGGAATTACCCTTTGCAACAATTCTGCTATTGAAAAGAAAGATGATAAATGGGAAGTTGTCGGTGACCCCACGGAGATAGCCCTGACAGTCGCAGCTGCAAAGGCCGACCTGTGGAAGGATGAACTGGATAAAGATTATGAGATGGCAGAAGAGATCGTGTTCACCTCGGAAAGAAAGATAATGACAACTATCCACAAGACTGGAATCGGATATACCTCATTTACAAAAGGCGCACCTGAATTTGTTTTGCCAGAGTGCAGTGTTATCGAAAAGAACGGAGAACGTTTTCCTCTCACCGAAAAGGACAGAGAGATCATACTTGACAAAAACCTGGAATTTGCAAGTTCTGCCTATCGCGTACTGGCCGTGGCCTGCAAGGAAGAGTCTGCCGGAGATGAAACTGATGGCTTTGAAAAGAACATGATATTCCTGGGTCTTGTTGCAATGATAGACCCTCCAAGGGAGGAAGCAAGAGAAGCTGTTGCAATGTGCAGAAAAGCCGGTATCAAAGTAATAATGATAACCGGAGATAACCAGGAAACTGCAAAGGCTATCGGAAGGAACATTGGACTTTTTGATGACAAAAAAGGTTGCGGCATTTATGAGGATGAGAAACTCCTTCGCATAGCAGAGGACTGTGCGGTAACAGGTGATGAGCTTGAAGAGCTCAACGATGAGGAGTTTGACATTATTGCTGAGAACATAAACGTTTACGCCAGGACGATGCCGGAACAGAAACTCAGGATAGTAAATGCACTCCAGAAGAAAGGACATATCGTTGCCATGACAGGAGACGGTGTGAACGATGCACCGGCTCTTAAAAAAGCTGACATTGGCATTGCAATGGGGATCAAAGGAACTGACGTTGCAAAAGAATCCAGTGTCATGATACTTCAGGATGATAATTTTGCAAGCATTGTAGAAGCTGTTCGTGGCGGCAGGACCATTTACAATAATATCGAGAAATTCATAACTTACCTGATATCAAGGAACCTTATGCTGGTAATCCTGATCATGGCAGGAATCAGCCTGCTTGGATTTGAGCTCATACCACTGCTTGCCCTGCAGATATTGTTCATCAACATGTTCAATGAGATCATACCTGCTGTGTCCTTGGGACTTGATCCGGCAACAGACGGAATAATGTCAAAGCCTCCCAGAGACCCGAAGGAAAATTTCCTCAAGAAGCGTAATCTCTTCCTGGTGATAACACTGGCACTTGCAATGGGAATTGCGTCTTTCCTTGTATTCGCCATGAACGATCCGGCATCAGACACAACCATGGCAAGGACTCTTACGTTCGCCACAGTTGTGAGCATGATACTATTCATTCCACTGGCATTCAGGTCACTTGAGAAATCACTATTCTCCATAGGGGTTTTCAGTAACCGCCTTATGATTGCAGGAGTAACAGCTACGTTCTTTGCAACCATGTCAGTCATGTATATACCAAAACTGAATTCAGCATTCGGATTGATTGCTCTCTCGCCTTCGGAATGGATTGTGCCTGTGGCTGTGGCCTTTGTAACATTCCTCTTTGCAGAAGGGCTGAAATTGCTTACCCCGGCAGCTGGAAAAAAGTAG
- a CDS encoding PfkB family carbohydrate kinase: MASCPGGAMLNSSVSLGRAGVPVSFISELGQDNVGNIIKDFLSNNGVSTTHLYLYDGKSPISLAFLDNLNSARYEFYEDYPQKRLDIELPDFEPENILMFGSIMSLNPETRESLKNILVSAKNSDTTLYYDPNFRDVLYSSPEDIRSMISENIALADIVRASDEDMRMIGGCTGPDDAYDFVCQRGCNIFIYTANSRSVYLRTPSYSGDYTVPEIETISTVGSGDSFNAGIAYMLHKRKVKDLHGVARWQWDEIIYTAIEFASHVCMSTDNYISPEFADMLKKI; this comes from the coding sequence ATAGCCTCATGCCCCGGGGGAGCCATGCTTAATAGTTCGGTTTCTCTTGGAAGAGCAGGAGTCCCGGTTTCATTTATCAGCGAGTTAGGGCAGGATAATGTGGGTAATATAATCAAAGATTTTCTCAGTAACAACGGTGTTTCAACCACCCATCTTTATCTCTACGATGGAAAATCACCGATTTCACTTGCGTTTCTAGATAATCTAAATAGTGCAAGATATGAATTCTATGAAGATTATCCGCAAAAACGTCTTGATATTGAGTTGCCGGATTTTGAACCCGAAAATATACTCATGTTCGGTTCAATAATGAGTTTGAATCCTGAAACCAGAGAGAGTCTGAAAAATATCCTCGTTTCTGCAAAGAACAGTGACACTACATTATATTATGACCCGAATTTCAGGGATGTCCTTTATTCTTCGCCTGAAGATATCAGGTCAATGATATCTGAGAATATTGCACTTGCAGACATTGTAAGAGCATCGGATGAGGATATGAGAATGATAGGTGGATGCACCGGTCCTGATGATGCATATGACTTTGTCTGCCAGAGAGGATGTAACATATTTATCTACACAGCAAATTCCCGCAGTGTTTACCTGAGAACTCCTTCTTACTCCGGAGATTATACCGTTCCTGAAATCGAGACAATAAGTACGGTCGGGTCAGGCGACAGTTTCAACGCCGGAATCGCATACATGCTTCATAAAAGAAAGGTCAAAGACTTACATGGTGTTGCCCGGTGGCAATGGGATGAGATAATTTACACTGCAATTGAATTTGCATCCCATGTATGCATGAGCACTGACAATTACATTTCACCTGAATTTGCAGACATGCTAAAAAAGATATAG